In one window of Brassica rapa cultivar Chiifu-401-42 chromosome A07, CAAS_Brap_v3.01, whole genome shotgun sequence DNA:
- the LOC103829426 gene encoding 4-coumarate--CoA ligase-like 4, with amino-acid sequence MADPSPPRSLIDSRSGFCKANSTFYTKRNPLGLPANPSLDVTTFISSQPHRGTTAFIDAATGHSLSFSDLWRAVDRVAECLHRDVGIRRGDVVLILSPNSIYIPVVCLSVMSLGAVVTTANTLNTAGEISKQIADSNPTLAFTTVQLAPKLPAGISIVLTEEERVGSTGGVNFVGSVSEMMRKEPRGQRVRDRVHQDDTAVMLYSSGTTGPSKGVLSSHGNLTAYVARMLTETSMHGTFICTVPMFHTYGLLTFAMATVAIGSTVVILRRFELNDMMAAVEKYKATTLLLVPPVLVAMVNEADSIKAKYDLSSLKTVRCGGAPLSKEATEGFLEKYPTVNIFQAYALTESNGGGAFIDTVEDSRRFGTSGPLTSDVEARIVDPDTGRFMGINQTGELWLKGPTIAKGYFKNQEATNETINAEGWLKTGDLCYIDEDGFVFVVDRLKELIKYKGYQVPPAELEALLITHPDILDAAVIPFPDKEAGQYPMAYVTRKVESNLSEKQVIEFISKQVAPYKKIRKVAFINSIPKTASGKTLRKDLIKLATSKL; translated from the exons ATGGCGGATCCTTCTCCTCCCAGATCTCTCATTGACTCCAGAAGTGGCTTCTGCAAAGCAAACTCGACTTTCTACACCAAACGCAACCCATTGGGCCTCCCGGCGAATCCTTCCCTCGACGTCACAACTTTCATCTCCTCTCAGCCGCACCGCGGCACCACCGCCTTCATCGACGCCGCTACTGGCCACAGCTTGAGCTTCTCCGATCTCTGGAGAGCCGTGGATCGCGTCGCCGAGTGTCTCCACCGTGACGTCGGTATACGGAGAGGCGACGTCGTCCTCATTCTCTCTCCTAACTCCATCTACATTCCGGTCGTCTGCCTCTCCGTCATGTCTCTCGGCGCCGTCGTCACCACCGCGAACACTCTCAACACCGCCGGTGAGATTTCGAAACAGATCGCCGACAGCAACCCGACGCTCGCCTTCACGACGGTCCAGCTGGCACCCAAACTCCCCGCCGGTATCTCCATCGTTCTCACCGAGGAGGAGCGCGTGGGGTCTACTGGCGGAGTCAACTTCGTCGGTTCTGTGTCCGAGATGATGAGGAAGGAGCCGAGAGGGCAGCGAGTGAGAGACCGAGTCCACCAGGACGACACGGCGGTGATGCTTTACTCCTCGGGCACCACAGGACCGAGCAAAGGTGTGCTCTCGTCTCACGGGAACTTGACTGCTTACGTGGCGAGAATGCTCACGGAGACGTCAATGCACGGGACATTCATCTGCACCGTCCCGATGTTCCACACGTACGGACTACTAACATTCGCTATGGCCACCGTAGCCATCGGTTCCACGGTGGTGATCCTCCGGAGATTCGAGCTCAACGACATGATGGCAGCGGTGGAGAAGTATAAAGCCACGACTCTGCTTTTGGTGCCGCCAGTTTTGGTGGCTATGGTCAACGAAGCAGATTCTATCAAGGCGAAGTACGATCTGAGCTCACTTAAGACAGTGAGGTGTGGTGGAGCGCCGTTGAGCAAGGAGGCAACGGAGgggtttttagaaaaatatccAACGGTCAATATATTTCAAGCGTATGCGTTGACGGAGTCAAACGGTGGTGGAGCTTTCATTGACACGGTGGAGGACAGCCGGAGATTCGGCACGTCGGGGCCGTTGACGTCTGATGTGGAGGCGAGGATCGTGGATCCGGATACGGGTCGGTTTATGGGAATTAACCAAACCGGTGAGCTCTGGCTCAAGGGCCCGACTATTGCAAAAG gTTATTTTAAAAACCAAGAAGCTACAAATGAAACCATCAACGCCGAAGGGTGGCTTAAAACAGGAGACCTTTGCTATATCGATGAGGATGGATTTGTTTTCGTTGTGGACCGATTGAAAGAACTGATCAAATACAAAGGCTATCAG GTGCCTCCAGCTGAACTCGAAGCTCTTCTAATCACTCATCCAGACATTCTCGATGCCGCCGTTATTCC GTTTCCGGATAAAGAAGCAGGACAATATCCAATGGCTTACGTGACAAGAAAGGTTGAGAGCAACCTCTCTGAGAAACAAGTTATTGAGTTCATCTCTAAGCAG GTGGCACCgtataagaaaataagaaaggtCGCATTTATAAACTCCATACCAAAGACTGCATCCGGCAAAACACTTCGCAAGGATCTAATCAAACTGGCCACTTCTAAACTTTGA